From one Sphingobacteriales bacterium genomic stretch:
- a CDS encoding hydroxymethylglutaryl-CoA reductase, degradative, whose protein sequence is MNQIISGFSKLSKDDKIKLVTSKLFDPSSAENLLKSYWHRYPEVQKLLDEFSENTLTNYFIPYGVAPNFLINGKFYFVPMVIEESSVIAAAANAAKYWASRGGFHAQIISSVKIGQVHFIWKGDYNKLNSVFNELKFRLKDETQHITANMIKRGGGILDIQLVDMRHEIEDYFQLKATFETVDSMGANFINSCLEDFAQILKDFIANHPAFDENERDCRIIMSILSNYTPECLVKCWVECDLPEMGMFEDGDTPESFTWKFERAIRIAQVDVNRAVTHNKGIFNGIDAVVIATGNDFRAVEACGHAYASRDGKYRSLTTFSRTNNRFYYCLTVPMALGTVGGLTSLHPLSKFSLELLGNPSAKELIMIAAAAGLANNFGAVTTLVTKGIQKGHMKMHLLNILNHFEATEEEKNKAIEYFKTRKVSFNAVRQLLNEIRDNRA, encoded by the coding sequence AATCCTACTGGCACAGATATCCGGAGGTTCAGAAACTTTTGGATGAATTCAGCGAAAACACTTTGACCAATTATTTTATCCCTTATGGCGTAGCTCCTAACTTTCTGATAAATGGAAAATTCTATTTTGTCCCCATGGTCATTGAAGAAAGTTCGGTGATTGCCGCTGCGGCCAATGCTGCCAAGTATTGGGCTTCACGCGGAGGATTTCATGCTCAGATTATATCATCTGTCAAAATAGGACAGGTTCATTTTATCTGGAAAGGTGATTACAATAAGCTAAATTCGGTATTTAATGAATTGAAATTCAGGCTAAAAGATGAAACCCAGCACATCACGGCCAATATGATAAAAAGAGGGGGCGGTATTCTTGATATACAGCTGGTAGATATGCGTCACGAAATTGAAGACTATTTCCAGTTAAAAGCTACTTTTGAAACGGTAGATTCGATGGGTGCCAACTTTATTAATTCCTGCCTCGAAGACTTTGCCCAGATTTTAAAGGATTTCATTGCCAATCATCCAGCTTTTGATGAAAATGAACGGGATTGCAGAATTATCATGTCTATTTTATCAAACTACACACCTGAATGCCTTGTCAAATGCTGGGTAGAATGTGATTTGCCTGAAATGGGCATGTTTGAAGATGGAGACACACCTGAATCATTTACCTGGAAATTTGAAAGAGCCATTCGCATTGCACAGGTCGATGTCAACAGGGCTGTTACCCACAATAAAGGTATTTTCAATGGAATTGATGCTGTGGTTATTGCTACCGGCAACGACTTTCGTGCTGTCGAAGCCTGCGGACATGCCTATGCCTCAAGAGATGGAAAATACAGAAGTCTGACTACTTTCAGCCGCACCAACAACAGATTCTACTACTGTCTTACCGTTCCTATGGCTCTTGGTACCGTTGGCGGACTGACTTCCCTCCATCCTTTGTCGAAATTTTCACTTGAATTACTGGGTAATCCTTCAGCTAAAGAACTCATCATGATTGCTGCTGCTGCCGGATTGGCAAATAACTTCGGAGCTGTTACCACTTTGGTCACAAAAGGAATTCAGAAAGGGCACATGAAGATGCACCTGCTCAATATTCTAAATCATTTTGAAGCAACTGAAGAAGAAAAAAATAAAGCCATTGAATATTTCAAAACCCGGAAAGTATCCTTTAATGCAGTGAGACAACTGTTGAATGAAATCAGGGATAAC